The window TCGACAAAGACACTCAAGCAATTGAAGGGATTGATTGGCTTCAGCGAATCAACAGCTGCCTAGAAACACCAACCAGATATATATGAAACGCTGCTGACTGGAGTACGAGACAGTATAGACGATAGATATGTGATGAAACGCAACAAATAGCTGCTTCATTATACAGAATATCGAGGGTATTGATGTCATCACTCCCCGAATCCCGTAaggcatccatccatccaaccaACCTTGTTCCAAGAATAGCATCAAAATACGATCAAAGTAGGCATCACCACAATAGACATCACATCTCCCGAGCCTCCGCCCAATCAAAGCTCAACAATTGAGAGAGCCTCATAAATTGTACTTACTTCTTTCCTATCCGCGGCACTAATTGCCGGGCCGCGATGCATCTAGACTCTCTGCATCCCGTCAACAACGCCTATAGCAATCAATCACATGCTCTTATCCACCAACCAAACGAAGCAATACCCCTtctctcaatctcaaagCTGTCAATACACTAGGATCAAGGGTACGAACAACACACAGTCTATCCATTCAGCGAGTTTCATTTCATACAGTTTATTAATATCGCGTTCCATGTATCTGTTTTACGCTTTCATTTGTCTCAGGCTGTCCATAATCTTTCTCAATGCTTTTGTAACATCCATCTATGCCGCTGGGTTTGGTGCTTCCTGCAGGAACAATGACtaggaaaaataaaaagaaaaacgaaaaaCTGAAAAAATCGGAGTTCCAGCCCTTCCCTCTTAGATGAGTTTCATTGATGCAAACGCCTTTCCACCCGGCCATGTATATGTATCAATCCTCCTTAATCCCCCCTTCCTGTTCAGCTCATCCCGGATCCTTTGCTGTGTGACGTGTCTCATTCATGGAGCTGCATTTTCTGTCCTTTGTATggttccatcttcttctgtcctttctttttttgtgctttttttgtctttttttcatgcTTTGATTTCGCTTCCCACAAGTCTCATGCGTCCAGGGCCATACGTACACACGTGCACTACAATTCAATCATTCCGCAATGCAAATTCTCACAGAGACAGATCCTGAATAATGTCCAAGCCTTCCTTTCTGCGGCTATGCCGTCTCTCGTCAGGAATTGGCATTGTACAAGCAGAGCGTCgttccctccctccctcctaacaaaaaaagaattctACGTTGATTGTCGCATGCATGCCGCGGGCGATTCCCTATCCAACATCGCCACCATCCTCCTGCTCATCTCATAGTTGAGGGAGATGAGCTATCGAGCTTCCTGTAGCTGTGGTATCACTTTCGAATTTCATGCCGCTTAGTCTCCGGTACCCCCATGGAACatgtaaaataaaaataaacaaatcgtcatcgtcatcgctatCCGAGATGCATATTCGCGTATTCAACCTCCCTTTCGCTCTGATTCACTCTTTGGTAACTGCTCCGGGTGTGCGTTTGGCGCAAGCCCACTCgatcccttcttcttccctttaCCACCAGCTCTCTGCCAGCTGCTGTCGCTCTCGCTCTTGGCACTCCGCACATGGCCGCCATTCTCCCGTGGCGCATTGTTACGCTGGTTCTGGCCAGCCGACTTCTGCGCCTTGGACTGCTTCTGAGCCTCCGGGGCTGGCTGAAGCTTGTCCTCCACCTTGGGCGCGGGCTTGGCCGTCTCTTCGCGCGTTGCCTTAGCATCTGCCTTTTCACGAGCAGTCTTGCCGGCGACGGGTGCGGGCACATCCGGCTTTCGCAGCATTGTTGGAGACGATGTCTGCGCCTCGTAAACTGGCGACAAATGGGCCTGCTCGACACCCAAGTTTTTACGGTGGTCGGCTATGGCAAGGTCCAAGGGGGCAATAACGCCATTCTGGGCCTGCCTGGACATGAGCCGCTGTTTCGCTTGAAGTGGCAGCTGTGTCATTTCGTTGACTTGCAGAACATCCTGCGTCATCCCAAATGAACCTGCTTGATACGAATTCATCATTGCGACCCTATCCCTGAACGAGGCATCTTCAGTAGAGGGAACTGCCGGCTTGGCATTGGTGCCGTTGACAATAACTGGAGGACgatccgccgccaccgcAGGCAAGGGGGGAGCGGGTGCAAGCGATGGCATCAGCTGGCCGCTCGACGCGCCCGAAGCATTGGTACTCTTTGTTGACGGCGACGAATTGATATGCAGAGCGTTATCAATCTTTGCAGTGGCACATTCCTCAGGTGCCGGGGGCTCCTTTTGCGCCTGATTGGATGCAGCAAGCATGCTAGTCTTGAGCCCGGATCCATTAACAACCACAGGTCTCGCCAAGTTCTTATTCTGAGCCTGGCCAACACCCGGGAACGGAGCCGAGGCGAGGGGCGATGAAGCAGTCGTCCCGGTTGCCATGGCCCGACTGTGGTCGAGTGGCGAGGGTGACCGCGAcgttctcctcatcctcctgtCCAGGATGGTCTGGGGCAGTTGATCCGTAGACAGCCGACGGCGCCTGGGACTGGATGACTGATTGACGACATCTCCAAAGGCAAGGCCGTTTGCAGTGGGGCTGTGGTTCTGGGGAAGTTGTGGCTGGCCAAGACCCGAGCTCCGTGATCCCAGGAGCCCGTTCGACCTGCCCTCATCAGACTGCGGCGAGACAGAGGCGGCCTTGGATCGATCTTCAAGATCGGCATCGTCGGAGACGAAGCTGGGAATGGGTACGCCGTTCATTTGTCTCGGAGCATAGCCTGGTGCACTCGAAGGGCCGGTCCCAGGGGTATAAGCCGCCCGACTGTGTGCTCCAGATGGCGATCGCGAGGGAGGCTGAGACTGCGATCTCAACGAGCTAGATGAAGCCGAGAGACCGGTATCCGATGCAACGTTGGACCTCTGCAAAGGGCGACGGAACTCTTGCCCCATGCCGTTGGACGTTACCGGCGAAGAGGGATAAGTTCCATAGCCCGTTGCCGTCTGCGCGTAGAATTGTTGGTTGATGCCCATGCCGTAGAGGGCGTACAGTTCAGGCCGCATCGTGGTGTTGATGGGTGCGTTGTCAAACGAGTTTGTTCGAGACCGATCGGTGGCCGTCTGTTGGTTAGATGACCCGGTATTGGGGGACATCCTCTGCTGGCCCATGGCTTGATGAGCCATGAACGCTGGCGTCTGCTGCGCATAAaggtgctgcagctgctggcgCATGGCATCTTGGTAAGCCGCCATCTGCATCAAGTCCTGCTGAGCAAACGGAAACGGGTACTGGTTGTTGGCTGCGAACCACATGTCTTGCGTCATGTTGACAGGCTGAACAAACATACTGGGGTCGTAGTTGGGCGTGGTTGACGACGCCCTCCTATTATTGGAGCCTCCATTACGGTGGTAGTTATTGCTATGCCGGCCGCCACGATGGCCACCACGACCACCTCGCCCCCCAGAATTGGATTGCGAGGAGCTGCGCAGCAGTACGGGTCGGGACTGGGGGGCCGGCCGAGACCAAaccctctcctcctcctttggaTATACGTACTGCTCACAGGCCTCTTCGAGCTTGGCAGCGGAGATCAAATCAAATGCTCTTCGGAGCTCCAGGTGAAGACCACGGAACGAGTATTCGTCTGCCGTATTGCCAAGATTGCGAGACGTGTTGAACGGCTCCTCTACGCAAAGCTGATTGTTCATAGCATAATGCCACTTTTTCTCCGGCTTCGTGATTAGCTTGCCCTGACGCACGGAGAGGACGTGCTTGTCGTAGTCGAATTCGTGAGCATAGAATCGAAAgaattggaagagaagctctGCCTCGCTTGACTTGTTCTTGCTACCAAATCCCTTAATCTTCTTGAGATTATCGGCAAAGTCGCTGACGGTTCCATCAGGCTTGGTAGTCTTGTGCGGCAACTGGTGCAGCGCTGGCAAAACAGGAGGGTTCCTCAGCTGCAAAAACACAATGATGAGACATATCCAAGTGTAGGAACTCAGAGTACCTCCAAAAGCTGGAATCAAGTTAGAACAAGAAGATTCAGAAGATAACAGTGAAATCCGTCAGATTTTCGCGTCAGTTAAAGGGGAACCATACCGGCATCGTTGACAATTCTCCTCCGCGTCCAGTGCTTCAGGATCATTGCCAACATTCGCACACGCGGGTCAGCTTCGACGTATGTGCGCACCATGCGAGTGTTCTCCAGCGCCAAGGTATTGTTGACGTTCATGTCACAAGCAAGGCCGAGCTCAGGATCCCAAATCTTCACAATGGGAACCTTGGCTGCAGAGATGCAGACAACCTTTTCCATGCCCCCTATTCAACAGCATTAGCGTCGTCATCAAGAGATTGACAAAAGCGACAGGAAAAGAGCAACTTACGTCGGGCGAGAAGGTCGGCTATCATGCAAacatcctccatctcgtgCCATGATGTTGTGATGCAAATGTCAACTGCCATACATGTGTTAGAGGTCGTGGTACCCAGCGTTAAAAAGATCCCCGGGAGtggggaagaaggaaaaagacaTACCGTCGGAGTCGTCCGAACATAGAAGATTACCAGACGATCCAAACAGGTGCACCTTGATGTCATGCCCTGGCCACTCGGTATTGAATATCGTCTCCAGCTTATTGACCAGCTTCCTCCTATTTTCCTCAACCTTTTCTGTAGGCAGCAGCTTATTATATATTTCATTCATATCTGCAGCCAACTGcttctcttcgctctccGACAGCTTGCTTTTGACATTGCGCAGATCCAGCTTTTCCAGGCGCTCGCTTCCGACCGAGTAGGgtatccttcttctcgagtTTACCTGGGCGGTCTCGTACTTGCAGCCCCCTAATCGCGGGGGTAGCGGCCGTAACGAAGGCAGCGCACTGTTGGTCTCGGAGTAGGCTGAGCGCGGCGAGTGGTTGTTGCCAGCATTGGGGGATGGCTCCCGGGACTCAAAGGAGAACTGGCGGGCATGCTGATGGGGTGTAGAAGGCACGGAGCTAGAGTGGGAGAGTCCGTGGGGCGATGAGGACCTGGCTATCGCTCGATGAGGCAAGTTTTTGGGCAAGTCGGCCGCCAGCTTTGCAGGCATCTTGGGCGGGACCTCTTTGGACGTTATAACCGGGCGGTTCTTGTCTGAGCCCTGATGTGCGCGGCTCCCATGGCCTCCAGCTGCGCTCCccttggcggtggtggcACTATCCCTGAGCGATGCTTTGCTAGAAGATCGCGACCTTGGCGTGGCCTGGACGTGAGGAACGGACACGATGGGAGGAAGTGGCGCGGACTGTAGGCCACCTCCTCTTGCCGGGGAGATGAGTTTATTGTaatggagaagctgggccTGATATACGGACTGCTGCGGGAAGATGAACGGGAGGAAGCCGATGTGGGGAGTAAACTGTAGGTTGTTGACCgcggcagcagaggcagagtCCTGGGACCCGTCTGGGAGGTGCGCCGTCAGCCCGTTTGGAGTCGTCGGTGTTGACGTCCACGGGCTTGGGGGGTAAGAATGCTGGGTTTCGGACGCTTGGGTCCGGGCGTCCATGGAACGAGGAAGACTCCCGACTGTGTTAGATGCGAGTAGGCCGCCGAGGCGACGTCTGCAGCTGACCGAGATGGACGCACTGGCTTCGTCGGTGACTGGATCGGTTAACTGCCGCTGGGGGTGGGCGGTGCGACGGTTATTCGAGGGGTGGGCTGCGATCTGTGGTTGCTTCCGCCTGCCTTGTCAAGCGCCAAGGGGCGGGACGATCAGAGGAGCGGATTGTGCAAGGCGAGGAGGGGAGCGGTCGTAGCAGAGTCAGGATTCGGATAGCGCAAGGACTGGCTGGACTTGTGTGTCGTGTCTCTTTGACGACGGACGAAAGAGAACAGAAGACAAGAGACGAATGGATGAATGCTTTGCGGGCCCACAGATGGGCGGCAGGAAGAATCGGCGACGGCAAAGACGCGGGCCCAGACTCGGTGAAGAGGGCGCGAGTATGGGAAAAGGCAGACGGTATCGCGAAGAGGACGAGACGAGCCACTGTCGAGACGGGaaagctggaggagggcgagCGATTGAAGACACAAAAGGGGGTTTCGCGGACGGGCGTCGAGGGAATTGCTCTCGAGGCGTCTGTGGCGGCGGCTCGCAGGACAGAGGCAGGCAAACAACAGGCGcggaagaaaaggaacaagaagaaaagaaaagaatggTGATGACAAAACAGAGGGCCGACGAAGTAGAACAACGTCGAGAAGCCGTCCGCAagccgttgctgctggatgggGAACTTCTAGTTGTGAATGCAATGCAGGTCAGCGAGCGAAGAGAGGTGAGGTGTGGTGCAAAGCCTCCACTTGGCTGTGGTGGCACGGAGTAGCGGTACTTGCGAGCCCGCGACGCAAAGTAGCGGGTACTCGTAACGCGGTGGAGGTagcaagtacgagtatacttACGGTACTGTGCTCGAAAGTGTGACTGTGACTGTGACAGCTGCCACCAGAACTGCTGCCCGTAGCGGTATAGTTGGGCGGTGCTTTGTGCTGTGCTTGGGTAAGACAGTGCGATTGATTTGCTCCCAGCAGCGATGTAGAGGTTCATGTCAAGTTGAATGGTGCTACTGTATATcaacatcaatcaatcaccGTATAATTACACTACATATACACTAGATCATCGGGAAATCTTGTTCCAGTTGACTCTCGACTTTGCCCAAGTGTCCGGCCACCCACTGAAAGGCTTAGTGGATCAACGTCCATTTGGAGGCTGCCATTGGACGAGACGGTCGGCAGGCTGTTGGCGACAGGAGGCAGACGAGACACGCTGGGTTTGCTAGGCAGGCCCTTGAATTTCCAGTTCAGTCAGACCTGCGGCGGGCTCCCGGGAACCAGGTTGGGCAATTTCAGTGCCGAGGCCGtgcaagacaagacaagcagaTTCACTCGATCAGATGATTCGTCTATTCATACAATCAATTGTACGAACAAAAATAAGCATCAACCAGACGCTATTGA of the Trichoderma breve strain T069 chromosome 4, whole genome shotgun sequence genome contains:
- a CDS encoding cid1 family poly A polymerase domain-containing protein, with translation MDARTQASETQHSYPPSPWTSTPTTPNGLTAHLPDGSQDSASAAAVNNLQFTPHIGFLPFIFPQQSVYQAQLLHYNKLISPARGGGLQSAPLPPIVSVPHVQATPRSRSSSKASLRDSATTAKGSAAGGHGSRAHQGSDKNRPVITSKEVPPKMPAKLAADLPKNLPHRAIARSSSPHGLSHSSSVPSTPHQHARQFSFESREPSPNAGNNHSPRSAYSETNSALPSLRPLPPRLGGCKYETAQVNSRRRIPYSVGSERLEKLDLRNVKSKLSESEEKQLAADMNEIYNKLLPTEKVEENRRKLVNKLETIFNTEWPGHDIKVHLFGSSGNLLCSDDSDVDICITTSWHEMEDVCMIADLLARRGMEKVVCISAAKVPIVKIWDPELGLACDMNVNNTLALENTRMVRTYVEADPRVRMLAMILKHWTRRRIVNDAAFGGTLSSYTWICLIIVFLQLRNPPVLPALHQLPHKTTKPDGTVSDFADNLKKIKGFGSKNKSSEAELLFQFFRFYAHEFDYDKHVLSVRQGKLITKPEKKWHYAMNNQLCVEEPFNTSRNLGNTADEYSFRGLHLELRRAFDLISAAKLEEACEQYVYPKEEERVWSRPAPQSRPVLLRSSSQSNSGGRGGRGGHRGGRHSNNYHRNGGSNNRRASSTTPNYDPTNNQYPFPFAQQDLMQMAAYQDAMRQQLQHLYAQQTPAFMAHQAMGQQRMSPNTGSSNQQTATDRSRTNSFDNAPINTTMRPELYALYGMGINQQFYAQTATGYGTYPSSPVTSNGMGQEFRRPLQRSNVASDTGLSASSSSLRSQSQPPSRSPSGAHSRAAYTPGTGPSSAPGYAPRQMNGVPIPSFVSDDADLEDRSKAASVSPQSDEGRSNGLLGSRSSGLGQPQLPQNHSPTANGLAFGDVVNQSSSPRRRRLSTDQLPQTILDRRMRRTSRSPSPLDHSRAMATGTTASSPLASAPFPGVGQAQNKNLARPVVVNGSGLKTSMLAASNQAQKEPPAPEECATAKIDNALHINSSPSTKSTNASGASSGQLMPSLAPAPPLPAVAADRPPVIVNGTNAKPAVPSTEDASFRDRVAMMNSYQAGSFGMTQDVLQVNEMTQLPLQAKQRLMSRQAQNGVIAPLDLAIADHRKNLGVEQAHLSPVYEAQTSSPTMLRKPDVPAPVAGKTAREKADAKATREETAKPAPKVEDKLQPAPEAQKQSKAQKSAGQNQRNNAPRENGGHVRSAKSESDSSWQRAGGKGKKKGSSGLAPNAHPEQLPKSESERKGG